The window CAAACAAACGGGGAAGAAAGCGGAAAAGTATGCACGGGAAAGCAGACTATTTCGGATTTCATCCGAACAGCGGCGGCACTTTCCAGGTCGGTGATACGGTGTCGATCGGAGCGACGAATACAACCGTGAAAAGTGCCAGACCGGCCGTTATTCGATCTGGTCGCGGTACTCGTCCGCGGAGAGTAGATCGTCGAATTCGCTCTCGTCGTCCACGTCGACTTCGAGCATCCAGCCATCACCGAACGGGTCTTCGTTGACCAGTTCTGGGGTGTTTTCCAAGTCGTCGTTGGTTGCCGTGACGGTGCCGGAAACGGGTGAGTAGAGATCTGACACCGCCTTGATGCTCTCCACGACGCCGAACTCGTCGCCTTGTGTGAGTTCGTCGCCTTCGTTCGGGAGTTCGACGAACACCACGTCGCCCAGTTCGTCCTGTGCGAAGTCGGTGATGCCGATTTTGGCGGTTCCGTCGGTTACTTCGACCCACTCGTGCGATTCAAGGTAGTTACGGTTCTCAGGTACTTCGAAGCTCATTGTTTATCTTTCAGGAAGGGTGTGCTCTCAATC of the Haladaptatus caseinilyticus genome contains:
- the gcvH gene encoding glycine cleavage system protein GcvH, which encodes MSFEVPENRNYLESHEWVEVTDGTAKIGITDFAQDELGDVVFVELPNEGDELTQGDEFGVVESIKAVSDLYSPVSGTVTATNDDLENTPELVNEDPFGDGWMLEVDVDDESEFDDLLSADEYRDQIE